One genomic window of Fibrobacter sp. UWT2 includes the following:
- a CDS encoding bifunctional 4-hydroxy-2-oxoglutarate aldolase/2-dehydro-3-deoxy-phosphogluconate aldolase: MELLEFLKPMPVVGILRDIPRGAEEACVNTAVKCGLKAIEVTMNTKDAEVIIAAIKAAAKPHGIAVGAGTVRHGSDLEKAIAAGAEFIVTPNTRNEIIRLSATARIPIIPGALTPTEVQKAYDLGATAVKIFPVNCVGGPEYIKALRGPFRDIPLMACGGVNPENAASYLKAGANLLSFGASIYDPKLMAAGDWATIAERLKKLLASIKG; this comes from the coding sequence ATGGAACTGCTAGAATTTTTAAAACCGATGCCGGTCGTGGGCATTCTCCGCGACATTCCCCGTGGTGCAGAAGAAGCTTGCGTCAACACCGCCGTCAAGTGCGGTCTCAAGGCGATCGAAGTCACCATGAATACCAAGGACGCCGAGGTGATTATCGCGGCAATCAAGGCTGCCGCCAAGCCGCACGGCATTGCCGTAGGTGCAGGCACAGTCCGCCACGGCAGCGATTTAGAGAAGGCCATTGCCGCAGGCGCCGAATTTATTGTAACGCCCAATACCCGCAACGAAATCATCCGCCTTTCGGCCACGGCCCGCATCCCGATTATTCCGGGTGCACTCACCCCGACCGAAGTGCAGAAGGCTTATGACCTGGGCGCCACCGCCGTGAAGATTTTCCCGGTGAACTGCGTAGGCGGCCCCGAATACATCAAGGCGCTGCGCGGGCCGTTCCGCGACATTCCACTGATGGCATGCGGCGGCGTGAACCCGGAGAACGCCGCAAGCTACTTGAAGGCCGGCGCAAATTTGCTTTCGTTCGGCGCAAGCATTTACGATCCGAAGCTGATGGCCGCAGGCGACTGGGCAACCATTGCCGAGCGCCTGAAGAAGCTGCTTGCATCGATAAAAGGCTGA